The stretch of DNA TCGGCTAATGACACTGTATCCTTGTCAATATGCACGATTTTTACACCTTGTACTCGCTGGCCCTGCTTAAATATTTGATTGTTAATCACTGCAAAAGAACCGCTTTGTTTAATTAAAATACTGTTCAGCACCAATGCTTTATTTACTGATACGGTGGCGGTATTGGTTATGCTTGCACCAGCACCCGGTAACGTTGGATCCCGCAAGCTGGCCGCGCTTAAGTTTGCGCAAAAACTGCCAGCAACAATGAGCAGTGCTAAGCGACTAATTTGTTTTAGCAACACTAATAAAGTCCTTATTTATGCTTAGGGTATAAAGCTCTAACGTGATTGCAGCTTTAGGATAGGCATCCACTTTATAATCCATGCTACGCCAGTAAAGTTTATTTGGCATGCTCTCCACGGCTTCAACAAAGCGTAATACCGAAAAATAATCGCCAGTAAACTCCAGCCGGATCCCATGGCTATACAAGTTCATTTTCTTCTCTTCGCCGACTTCCAATAATGGCGTAGGGGCGATTGAGGTAAAGGCGTTCAATTTAATGCCTTTTATATTTGAAAGTAGCCCTGCAAGTAAGGTTGGCATATGATCTGCTGGCACCATATCAACCATTTGGAAAGACAGTTCTTCATCTATCTGCTTAGTCTGCTGAATAATGTTGGCTAAGCGCTGGCGATATTCGGTGTCTGGATCGGTCGCCAAGCTTTGCTCATAGAGCGCAATCTGCTGCTCTGAAATATCATTATCATTCTTTAAAGAGGTAACCTGCTGACTTAACTGAGTATGTTGGGTTAACAATGACTCCAACGGCAGATAAAGAATCAACCCTGCAATGATAAGCACAGCAGCTGCAACTAACACTCTTTCTCGTTGGCTTAGCACATCGAATTTGGTGGCTAGATCATACCAGCGCTGCTTCATTTTCTACCCTCCGCGGCCTTGGATTCAGTATCGGCATCACTGGTTAATTTGAATGCGAGCGGTTTATCTTCACCTAAGCTCATTGTCATCGATGCAAATGCGTGGCCTTTCAATGTAGTCGTGGTTTTGAGTCTATCAATCCAATTAGGCACGCTTTGTGGGCTAGAGGTGTAGCCTTCGAAGATATAGCGATTCTCGTTAACCTGAATCCGATTCAGCCAAATACTACGATCTGCCACACTGGCTAAATCAGTCATTAACGGCGAGTAACCAAAGCTTGTAAGCGCTTCTTGTTGACTCAACTTACCGATTAACATCTGCTTGAGCTCTAACTGTTGCGCTTTTAATTCGACCTCAGCCACCAAAGACGCACTTGGCTGCCTCTTGGCGAGCTCATCTTCGAGTTCCGATTTGCGTTCATCTAAAGTGGCCTTAGCTTGTTGTAACTCATCTTTTTCAGACGCCAGACTCGACACGAATCCATATGTGAGAGCACTGCTTAATAATAAAATTAACACTAAGCCCACCAACACTTGGTTCAATCTTAAAAAAGATAAACGTACTTCAGCAGGGAACAAAGATTCTGAGTAGAGGTTAACCCTTAATTTCATATTGAATCACCTTGTGAAAACTCAGCTAATGCCATCTGCGAAAAAACCGCCTCTACCGACTCAGCTTGATACGGTGTCACACTTTGATTGAAGTTTTCACTCACTAACACAGCCAACTTGTCACGGGCGCCCAGCATCAATAAGTCAATCGATACCACGGGGGCTTCACGTAACTGGCTTTCAAAAAAGTCCATTGAACGTTGGATCTCTAAACTCAAGTTGTCAGCAAGACCAAAAGCGAGATCTTCAGCGGCAACACTATCAAGCTGTAAAAAGCCTCTCACTCGACGCTGCATGAATAATTCGCCATCCTTTACGACGGCAAGTAAAAGCTCACCGCCAGCGCGATGGCTGAGTAATAGTCTTGCTTGGCTATCACTAAACAAATGGGTAATTGCCATCTCTTCAATGGTGACGCCACACGTTTCCATACCCGCAGCTCTCGCTGCGAGCAGTATACTGGTGAGCTGTTTTTTCTCTGCGACGACGACGCTGACTTTATTGGTCGTCTGCTTAGAGGATTCGAAGTAATCTAAATGGATGTCGGTTACCGCTTGGCTAACAAGATCTTTAACCGACCATAGCAGCGCAGCAGTCATCTCGTCTGCCTCTACATTGGGTTTATCGACCTGTATGACTTGATAAAACTCAGCAGATAAAACGATTTGAATTTTTGCAATGCCGAGCGTCTTGACGATCTGCTCAAAGGCATCTACCCAATCCAGTTTTTTAAAGTTGAAAGTAGAAAAATTGGCGACAGACTCTTCAGTTGCTGCTTGATATACAAATATTTTATCGGCACACACATATAGCCCCAACTGTGATGTTGGAGCGAGTTTCCGCCAAAATTGGAGTTTACTTAGCAAGCTAGCTTCCATTCATCCATGCCTTAATTACTGTTAGTTCTTACTCGTAAATGTTCATATGATCGAGTTTTCTGATAACCACTTGTGAATTAGATGATGATAATACTGATCTAATTTAGGTTAAAAGGAAAGAGAGTCTTCTTATGTCACTCATTGTAACGACTAATATTTGAATATTATAGAAAAACATCTATAAAGCCATTACATCTTATCGCTTGCCGACGATGGGAACGAGTTATACTTCTTCTATTGGCTCACTAAAAAAGCTACCTTGACCCGCACTCACGCCTAAAATTTGTAACGTCTGCCACTCTTCAAAAACTTCAACACCTTCAGCGCAAACTTGCACATCGGTACGATACAGACCAGCAATTAAACTGCGGATAAAAAGTTGGTTCTCCGCTCGCAGGTGGATTTGACTGACGATAGAACGGTGCAGTTTAATTAACGAGATAGGATAACGTTGTAAATACTCGGTACTCACAACTTGTTGCCCCACTCTGTCGACACAGATCCCCGCCCCCATTTTACTGATCATATCAAGCGGCTCAGTCAGTACATCTTGATGATGCACTAGAATATCTTCATTTATCTCAAAAATGATCCGCGGGACTAAGTGCCGATATTCCAACAATGTGGTTTTTAACCAGCGCACGAATGCTCGGCTGGTTAATGTATCTAAACTCAGGTTAATACTGAACTTAAGGCTAGTATCATTTTGTTTTGGCAACACATCAAACAGCACCATCTCGATAACCTGCCTTTCTATTTGAGGGATGAGGCCGCACTTAATTGCCATGGGGAGGAAAAGGGTAGCTCGGACCAAATTCCCTTGAGTATCTCGCAGTCGACAGGACACTTCTTGATGATGCGCAGTTAAATCACTATCAACAACGGGCTGCGAGAATAAAAAGACTCGCTTGCTAACGAGCACGTTCTCCAAAAAGCTACGCCAACGCACAGAGCCTTTAGACAAATCACCATCAACAGCGCCCTTGTCATACATAAACCAGCTACTACCGCCTT from Shewanella sp. Choline-02u-19 encodes:
- a CDS encoding MSHA biogenesis protein MshK — its product is MLLKQISRLALLIVAGSFCANLSAASLRDPTLPGAGASITNTATVSVNKALVLNSILIKQSGSFAVINNQIFKQGQRVQGVKIVHIDKDTVSLADGRKLTMFKAILEIKGH
- a CDS encoding MSHA biogenesis protein MshJ; protein product: MKQRWYDLATKFDVLSQRERVLVAAAVLIIAGLILYLPLESLLTQHTQLSQQVTSLKNDNDISEQQIALYEQSLATDPDTEYRQRLANIIQQTKQIDEELSFQMVDMVPADHMPTLLAGLLSNIKGIKLNAFTSIAPTPLLEVGEEKKMNLYSHGIRLEFTGDYFSVLRFVEAVESMPNKLYWRSMDYKVDAYPKAAITLELYTLSINKDFISVAKTN
- a CDS encoding PilN domain-containing protein, with protein sequence MKLRVNLYSESLFPAEVRLSFLRLNQVLVGLVLILLLSSALTYGFVSSLASEKDELQQAKATLDERKSELEDELAKRQPSASLVAEVELKAQQLELKQMLIGKLSQQEALTSFGYSPLMTDLASVADRSIWLNRIQVNENRYIFEGYTSSPQSVPNWIDRLKTTTTLKGHAFASMTMSLGEDKPLAFKLTSDADTESKAAEGRK
- a CDS encoding MSHA biogenesis protein MshI; the protein is MEASLLSKLQFWRKLAPTSQLGLYVCADKIFVYQAATEESVANFSTFNFKKLDWVDAFEQIVKTLGIAKIQIVLSAEFYQVIQVDKPNVEADEMTAALLWSVKDLVSQAVTDIHLDYFESSKQTTNKVSVVVAEKKQLTSILLAARAAGMETCGVTIEEMAITHLFSDSQARLLLSHRAGGELLLAVVKDGELFMQRRVRGFLQLDSVAAEDLAFGLADNLSLEIQRSMDFFESQLREAPVVSIDLLMLGARDKLAVLVSENFNQSVTPYQAESVEAVFSQMALAEFSQGDSI